One window from the genome of Salvia miltiorrhiza cultivar Shanhuang (shh) chromosome 7, IMPLAD_Smil_shh, whole genome shotgun sequence encodes:
- the LOC130993900 gene encoding interactor of constitutive active ROPs 3-like — protein MYRSKIGGMHTTLKDRNPKVDTHIQQLDQYLKKFDEDLRRVAECPSATVYNEFISCFSQFLYLLRAEEDAPCNSKCSCLLDKAIKEKVQNNQGKGEENSELILEALFSYDLENDLKNVKDQLCSSEKSKKQAQRDADESNQELSVLSSKLEESEKKLLELSASRNALTVELSETSEERDRSLQAELEALHKQQLQESAALASALDEIERLKAQLAMVAASEANNSESAPTELHNLNEALVVVEEMKKQLSDSKKSEAEAQELVGETLMQLEAAKKMVETLRWDGCKAAASELEQSRARVELQITVLYFFGLLMLRIFVQSALLENFNFVTDGRRKCV, from the exons ATGTATCGGTCGAAGATAGGAGGCATGCACACGACCCTtaaagataggaaccccaag GTAGACACTCACATTCAACAGCTTGATCAATATTTGAAGAAATTTGATGAGGATCTTCGGCGTG TTGCAGAGTGCCCATCTGCCACTGTGTACAATGAATTTATATCATGTTTCTCACAGTTTCTGTATCTTTTG AGGGCGGAAGAA GACGCGCCTTGCAACAGCAAATGCAGCTGCCTCCTAGACAAAGCAATCAAGGAAAAGGTGCAAAACAATCAAGGAAAAG GTGAAGAAAACAGCGAACTGATATTGGAAGCTCTTTTTTCATATGAT CTAGAAAATGATCTGAAAAATGTGAAGGATCAGTTATGCTCATCAGAAAAATCTAAGAAGCAAGCCCAGAGAGATGCAGATGAATCCAACCAAGAGCTCTCAGTCCTCTCCTCAAAGCTTGAAGAGTCAGAGAAGAAACTTCTAGAGCTTTCAGCCTCTCGGAATGCTCTTACAGTAGAGCTCTCTGAGACAAGTGAGGAACGAGACAGGTCATTGCAAGCTGAGCTGGAGGCTCTGCATAAGCAGCAGTTGCAAGAATCAGCTGCTTTGGCCTCTGCATTAGATGAGATCGAAAGGCTCAAAGCTCAGCTTGCAATGGTAGCTGCGTCCGAAGCTAACAACTCAGAATCTGCACCAACCGAGCTCCATAACCTAAACGAGGCACTTGTGGTCGTGGAAGAAATGAAGAAGCAGCTAAGCGACTCCAAGAAATCAGAAGCTGAGGCGCAAGAACTCGTTGGTGAGACACTTATGCAGCTGGAAGCAGCGAAGAAGATGGTGGAGACGCTTAGGTGGGATGGATGTAAAGCTGCAGCTAGTGAGCTGGAACAGTCGAGGGCTCGTGTTGAGCTTCAGATAACTGTCCTTTATTTTTTCGGACTGTTAATGCTAAGGATTTTTGTGCAATCTGCTTTATTAGAAAATTTCAACTTCGTGACAGATGGAAGAAGGAAATGTGTCTAG